TATAATTGAATTGCCCTTGTTGACAGATTGACTGATCTTATTGTTCTCTGATTGGTGcgtttgtttaatttttttttcgtatttattttgattgttaTTTTAGTTTGTGGTTTTCAGAATTCTTTGATGGGTCTGAGCAAAACCGAAGTGAATTTAAGAAGGTTACTTGCAGCCACTCCACAACAACAAAATCAAGCAAAGCTGTTGCATGTAAGCTCTCATTCCTCTCAATCCATTACTATATAGGcagtgttctaaatggcggTCGAGGCGGCCGCTTAGGCGGTGCCTAGGCGGTAGGCGGCCCTCGACCGCACCGTCTATGCATGAGGCGGGTGTTTTAGGCGGCCCAAGCTATACGCCGTTGGGGAGGTGGGTCGAGGCGACGAGCAGGCGGGCTAGGCGGGCGAGACAGTCAgtcaagatttttaagttgtaatcaacaatttaaaaaacctagtcaataattttaaaaacctagtcaaaggcaactaattttaaatattaaaacccTAGCACACatcactttttttattttattttttgttttcactCTCAACTCTGAACTCTCAACCACCACACACAATCCGCCCGCCGCCGCCCGTTTTTTGGTTTGCACATTatctagatgatattatattttgtgcttaaacattatttaattgcacattttatataaaaatgatcatattgcatgattatctataaaaaaattacttaaaaaaaccGCCCCGCCACCGCTTCCTGCCATTTACAACCTTGTATATAGGTCATCATAGCCTGATAGTTTGCACTTCTATCAATtgagtttcaaatatttatgcttaaatCATTTAATATTAGCATTGATTCCTCTTGAAAATTTAGTCGTTATAACATTATATTCTGCCATAATCTACTGAGCGATGTGTGGTGTTTGAGTTTCTAACCACCTTTGATATACTGTCCTAGTGctcaaatttcagttttgttTTCGTTTTCATACTAACATGGAAGCAATTGAAGTTTTTAAGAACCATTTTCTTTCTGTAGTATGTAGCCACTCTAAGAGAGCAATTGGAACAATTGGGAGAAGAAAGGGGTCCAGAAGGATTTCCAAGGTTGTTTGTTTTTTCTCTTGGGATATATCTTATTACACATCATATTTTCTTGATGTCATTCTAATTACGTGAGTTAGATTGTACTCTTATATTGGACTTATTTCATGTGTTGATCTTTACTCCTTTGTATATCTGGTTCATAATTCTTGATTATGTATAACTTATCTTCATGGATATGGCAATTTACGTCCGAAATAACAGTTTGAGAGGTGgtgaattttaaaacaaattattttaaggGGTACCTGGAAGAATTGATCTGTCGTGGCTATTGAAATGAATTACTACCAACGTCCGCATGTCTAAGAATTACTGTAGGATGATGGGATACGTCATACATAGTTGGAATCCGGCATGAGTTCTATAAGAACTGCCATTATGTCATTGTTTGTGCCGTGGCTCATGTTCACATTACATGCTAAAGTGCGTCAAATACTAAGAGGTGAGTGAAACACCCTCCATGCTGGGCTTCCTTAGGTGCTTGCTTCCGTAGAGGTGGGCAAAGTCGTGATCCCACATCTGCTCCCCAAGCAATTCGAAGAGACTAATAAACTTTAGGTGCTCTTTCACCAGGTTATGTTCTTAGATTTATGGCCTAACAGTTTAATTGGTGTAGACTTTGTCAACAAAAATCATTCATGCTCTTCATTCAGAAAAATTAGATTCTGTTGACATGCTTCATTGCTTCTTCCTTGATGTTAAACTTAAATTTGAATGCTTGCATTCCGTTGATTTTATTGTGACTTCAATTCTAACTCTTCTTCCACACTATTTTACAGAGTTTCAAAAGGTCAATTAAGAGAATATTCAGAGAAAGTTGAAGCTATAGCAGCAAAGTTAGCGGAACCTGAGGTATATTTAGTGTGAGTTGGTTCCTTGTATCTATTCCCCTTCAATAGCTCTATGAAACATTGTGTAGGTATTTGAAATCTCGGATGAAGCTTGAAAATGCATGTTCTCAAATATGATGATATCATAAgatttgttaaaattttaaatccacAGCTGTTAGTTACAATCAATATACTGATAAATATTGACTATGATTCTTTAATTTTGATGCATATTCCGACTAATAAACCTAGTTTTATAATATGATTACTCTCTTTTTACAACATTGACATATAAAGTCACTGCACACTGAAACCAATTGTGTTTATAAAGTTTGATCTCTTCCTGTTTATGTTAATAATTTCTAACTACTCTTCTTTACTTGGCAAGTCTGAGTCCAGTGTAGAGGTTCCTCAGCTGCCTTCTCTGAAGACTGATACTCTTGAATCCCCTTCTAAATCAGAGGAAGAGAGTGTTTACACTCCCAGAGGACTGAGGAAGAGATTTGTGTGAGTGAAATGGGACATCTATGATTCTATGGTCATTGTTATATGTTTAATATTTCTGAAGTCGATGTTAACTGATGCAGGCCCCTGTCAGAGCATAGGTCTCATGATACTGTTGAAGATAATAATTCAAGGTCGGTCAAATTGGATGCTGCAGCACAGAGTCATATTGAGAAACAGAGGTATCTTttcattttagtattttttggtGATAAAGTGCCGCATATTTATGCAATTTACTTAACTAATATCTGAACTGTTAACATTTGTTTGAGAGCTTGTATCAAATATCAACGATTTAGCAACTACACATCACCAATCATTGCAGAGTTATGCTGAGTATGCTTTCAGATATTGTCCCACCCAACATTAAAAATTCACAATTActctaggtttttttttttatgtccaGTAATTtgattatgataattttttaaaataaaccttGACTGACTATTCTAGTATTTGTTTGTATGAACACTTTCTATTTTGTTGTGACTATTGTTCGGTTTGAATAAATATGCCTAGGCACTTAGGAATTCGAAGGTCATTCTGGTGTTCAGAATGCATACAAATTTTACAAGTACAACAATAACTAGAAAACATATTGTTGATCAAAATCAATTGAGAGGAACACTAGGCCggatttatattttttactgGGTATTCTGGATGTCGTGGAAAATTATGCAATGGTGAGAAATGTTTTATTTAGGTAATCTGAGTCACAAATTTCGGTCTTCTCTGATCTTGATTAATGGTTTGCCAGTGTCCGGCCTCCATCCATGTTATACCTTTTTCTTGGTCTACTTTATCTGCTAGTTTTTAAAGTTCTAATAATTGTATTCATTTGAGAGCATTGTCCTTGTTGCAGATGTTTACCTGCAACTTATAATCTTATTGTTTTTCCATGCAGAATACTTCAAGAAAATTTGACCGATGAAATGGTTCTTTTGGCAAGGCAACTTAAAGAGAGTGGTCTTGTGATGAGTCAATCCATCCAAAACACGGAGAAGGTGAGTTTGAAAATTTACTTGCTTGTCGTTCTTGTCACCATTGGGCCGTTGGCCTTTCCAGAAAGCAATCTATTCTCTTTCACCCATGTACCGAAATTGTTATTATGAGCTGTTGCATTTGATACCCCCATGGATTTGTTTATAGCCCCTGGACAGACCACAGTCGGCCTGTGATTGACCATTTGTAAAATTCACATCCACTTGGATCGACGGattcatttatatatttgtCTGTAGATACTAGACTCAACAGAGAAAGCTGTTGAACACAGCCTAGCAAGCACTGGACATGCAAATATTCGGGCTATGGAGGTATACTCTCAGAGTTTGAAAACATCATGCTTCACGTGGCTACTGATTTTCGCAATGACATGTATTTTCATTATGGTTGTGTTACTTATTCGTATTACTTGAATCCTGTTCAACTTCATTTTGGTGAGTTTTCATAATCGTTTACGTTTTTAGATGTGATATATTGTCTTGTTGTTTTAGATTTATATGTGGAAAATTAAATATCCAAAATAATATCATTCTTGGTTGAGGACACAATTCATACATAAGAGGGTGGGTCATGTGAGATCGGACCGAGAAAAAAAGTTGTATCTTGGAATACTTGATGCACACCAGGAGAGAATGGAAACCCGGTCTGTACCACGGGCGGGGGCGGGGGCGTCTTCAGTTTTTCATTTAAATGTATAGATACCAATTATTTGTATACAAAAATATATTGGGTATGTTCAGACGAAAGCAAGTCCATGCAACCAGGGACGGATTAGTTATGGTCTGATATTATTGAATGAATATTCATTCAATTTCCATCCTATATATCATAGTTTTTGTATAAATATGaaagacataaaaaattatatatattaatgcaATTGTATTATTATGTTGATTGATCATGAATGAAATTGATTCTTA
This genomic window from Primulina huaijiensis isolate GDHJ02 chromosome 7, ASM1229523v2, whole genome shotgun sequence contains:
- the LOC140980969 gene encoding uncharacterized protein isoform X2, with translation MSGDMALRAKVCGFQNSLMGLSKTEVNLRRLLAATPQQQNQAKLLHYVATLREQLEQLGEERGPEGFPRVSKGQLREYSEKVEAIAAKLAEPESESSVEVPQLPSLKTDTLESPSKSEEESVYTPRGLRKRFVPLSEHRSHDTVEDNNSRSVKLDAAAQSHIEKQRILQENLTDEMVLLARQLKESGLVMSQSIQNTEKILDSTEKAVEHSLASTGHANIRAMEVYSQSLKTSCFTWLLIFAMTCIFIMVVLLIRIT
- the LOC140980969 gene encoding uncharacterized protein isoform X1, encoding MGLSKTEVNLRRLLAATPQQQNQAKLLHYVATLREQLEQLGEERGPEGFPRVSKGQLREYSEKVEAIAAKLAEPESESSVEVPQLPSLKTDTLESPSKSEEESVYTPRGLRKRFVPLSEHRSHDTVEDNNSRSVKLDAAAQSHIEKQRILQENLTDEMVLLARQLKESGLVMSQSIQNTEKILDSTEKAVEHSLASTGHANIRAMEVYSQSLKTSCFTWLLIFAMTCIFIMVVLLIRIT